Proteins co-encoded in one Populus trichocarpa isolate Nisqually-1 chromosome 10, P.trichocarpa_v4.1, whole genome shotgun sequence genomic window:
- the LOC7455522 gene encoding uncharacterized membrane protein At1g16860: MGSRFPSHQLSNGLYVSGRPEQPKERAPTMSSVAMPYTGGDIKKSGELGKMFDIPVDGSKSRKSGPITGAPSRTGSFGGAASHSGPIMPNAAARAAYTTSGAMSSGGTGSASLKKSNSGPLNKHGEPVKKLSGPQSGGVTPSGRQNSGPIPPVLPTTGLITSGPISSGPLNSSGAPRKVSGPLESMGSMKIPGSAILHNQAVTVLSQDDDFSFRKTFPKLILWSLILLFLMGFIAGGFILAAVHNAILLIVVVVLFGAVTSLFIWNTCFGRKAIMAYIARYPDAELRNAKNGQFVKISGVVTCGNVPLESSFQRIPRCVYTSTSLYEYRGWDSKAANPTHRRFSWGLRSLERRAVDFYISDFQSGLRALVKTGYGARVTPYVDDSLVIDVNPGTEELSPEFIKWLGERNLSSDDRIMRMKEGYIKEGSTVSVMGVVQRNENVLMIVPPPEPITSGCQWTKCIFPASLEGIVLRCEDTSKNDVIPV, translated from the exons ATGGGTTCTAGGTTCCCATCTCATCAACTCAGCAATGGCCTTTATGTATCAGGCCGGCCAGAACAGCCTAAGGAAAGGGCTCCAACAATGAGCTCAGTGGCCATGCCATATACTGGTGGTGATATTAAAAAGTCCGGAGAGTTGGGGAAAATGTTTGATATTCCTGTGGATGGCTCAAAGTCTAGGAAATCTGGACCGATAACCGGGGCTCCTTCAAGGACTGGATCATTTGGAGGTGCCGCTTCACATTCAGGACCAATTATGCCTAATGCAGCTGCTCGGGCTGCTTATACTACATCAGGTGCCATGTCTTCTGGAGGAACTGGTTCagcttcattaaaaaaatcaaattctggACCCCTAAATAAACATGGAGAGCCAGTAAAGAAGTTATCTGGCCCTCAGTCAGGTGGAGTGACACCTTCTGGCCGCCAAAACTCTGGTCCCATTCCACCTGTTCTTCCTACTACTGGTCTGATTACATCTGGTCCTATATCTTCAGGCCCTTTGAATTCATCTGGGGCACCTCGGAAGGTATCTGGTCCCTTAGAATCTATGGGTTCAATGAAAATTCCAGGCTCAGCTATTCTTCATAACCAGGCCGTGACTGTTCTTAGCCAAGATGATGACTTTTCCTTCAGAAAGACCTTCCCAAAGCTAATCTTGTGGTCATTGATTCTGCTTTTTTTAATGGGTTTCATTGCTGGTGGTTTTATCCTTGCAGCAGTCCATAATGCCATTCTCTTAATTGTTGTTGTGGTTCTTTTTGGTGCTGTTACTTCATTGTTCATATGGAATACCTGTTTTGGGAGAAAAGCTATCATGGCTTACATTGCTCGTTACCCAGATGCTGAGCTACGAAATGCCAAAAATGGGCAATTTGTGAAGATCTCTGGG GTGGTCACCTGCGGTAACGTGCCCCTGGAGTCATCCTTCCAAAGAATTCCTAGATGTGTATATACCTCCACAAGTTTGTATGAGTACAGAGGATGGGATTCAAAAGCAGCCAACCCAACTCATCGTCGTTTCAGTTGGGGACTCAGATCATTAGAA AGGCGTGCTGTTGACTTCTACATTTCTGATTTTCAATCTGGATTGAGAGCATTGGTTAAAACTGGCTATGGAGCGAGGGTGACTCCTTATGTTGATGACTCCCTTGTCATTGATGTCAACCCGGGTACTGAAGAGTTGTCTCCAGAGTTCATCAAATGGTTGGGAGAAAGAAATCTTTCAAGCGATGATCGTATTATGCGAATGAAAGAAGG GTATATCAAAGAAGGAAGCACAGTTAGTGTTATGGGAGTTGTTCAAAGGAATGAAAATGTACTTATGATTGTCCCTCCCCCTGAGCCTATCACGAGTGGGTGCCAGTGGACCAAATGTATCTTTCCGGCTAGCCTCGAGGGTATTGTTTTGAGATGCGAAGACACTTCAAAGAATGATGTCATACCTGTGTAA
- the LOC7469471 gene encoding kelch repeat-containing protein At3g27220, whose product MVRSSGKQKSTKLVILCVVLLGFGLIADYLWASSPHFASSSYLSNWVPADNSQSHVIIPKQEPHHVDTKPPKIKADGAHDRSLSATFADLPAPELKWEKMANAPVPRLDGAAIQIKDLLYVFAGYGTIDLVHSHVDIYNFTDNTWGRRFNMPKEMAHSHLGMVTDGRYIYVVTGQYGPQCRGPTARNFVLDTKTKQWQDLPPLPVPRYAPATQLWRGRLHVMGGSKENRHTPALEHWSLAVKDGKALEKEWRPEIPIPRGGPHRACVMVSDRLLIIGGQEGDFMAKPGSPIFKCSRRNEIVYDEVHMLDDEMKWKPLPPMPKPDSHIEFAWAIVNNSIVIAGGTTEKHPTTKKMVLVGEVFRFNLDTLTWSVIGKLPYRVKTTLVGFWNGWLYFTSGQRDRGPDDPAPKKVIADMWRTKLRLNS is encoded by the exons ATGGTAAGGTCATCAGGGAAgcaaaaatcaacaaaactgGTGATACTTTGTGTGGTTTTATTAGGGTTTGGCCTGATTGCTGATTATCTGTGGGCTTCTTCTCCACATTtcgcttcttcttcttatttatcCAATTGGGTTCCTGCTGATAATTCTCAATCTCATGTAATTATTCCAAAACAAGAACCGCATCATGTTGACACTAAACCCCCAAAAATAAAG GCAGATGGTGCCCATGATCGATCCTTATCGGCTACATTTGCTGATTTGCCTGCACCGGAACTGAAATGGGAGAAAATGGCTAATGCACCTGTGCCTCGTCTAGATGGGGCTGCGATACAGATTAAGGATCTTCTATACGTTTTTGCTGGATATGGAACGATTGATCTT GTGCATTCACATGTTGATATTTACAATTTTACGGATAATACATGGGGACGGAGATTTAATATGCCTAAAGAAATGGCTCATTCACATTTGGGAATGGTCACAGATGGGAGATACATTTATGTTGTCACTGGACAATATGGCCCACAATGCAGAGGACCTACAGCTCGTAATTTTGTGCTAGATACCAAGACAAAGCAATGGCAGGACTTGCCACCTTTACCAGTTCCTAG ATATGCACCAGCAACTCAACTTTGGAGAGGTAGACTCCATGTGATGGGTGGCAGCAAGGAAAATCGGCACACTCCAGCATTAGAGCATTGGAGTCTTGCTGTAAAGGATGGGAAAGCATTGGAAAAGGAATGGAGGCCTGAAATACCCATTCCTCGTGGAGGACCTCATCG CGCTTGTGTCATGGTTAGTGATCGACTGCTCATTATTGGTGGTCAGGAAGGTGATTTTATGGCCAAGCCTGGATCACCTATTTTCAAATGCTCTCGTAGGAATGAG ATAGTATATGATGAGGTCCACATGCTGGATGATGAGATGAAGTGGAAACCTTTACCTCCTATGCCGAAGCCTGATTCTCATATTGAATTTGCTTGGGCGATTGTTAATAATTCCATTGTTATTGCTGGAGGCACCACAGAAAAGCACCCTACAACTAAAAAGATGGTCCTGGTTGGTGAAGTTTTCCGGTTCAACTTAGACACACTG ACATGGTCAGTAATCGGAAAACTTCCATATCGTGTCAAAACTACTCTGGTTGGGTTCTGGAATGGATGGTTGTACTTCACATCAGGACAGCGAGATAGAGGACCAGATGATCCAGCACCAAAAAAAGTCATTGCAGATATGTGGAGAACCAAACTGAGATTGAACTCATGA
- the LOC7469470 gene encoding F-box/kelch-repeat protein At1g51550, whose product MTTFFMAETSTSTTSSNIGSSSPIVKLAQDHLFTILLLLPIDSLISFARTCKRFRSLTSSDTLWESICRREWGSTSVDALKSSINTKNNQQLPWMRLYKQVSQLDSVSCHKLSDPDSELMLPTPRASHCLNFVSDCLVLFGGGCEGGRDLDDTWVAYIGNDFQRMLKWQKVNSGIPNGRFGHACIVIGDYLVLFGGINDRGIRQNDTWVGKVVLSENLGITLSWRLLDVRSIAPPPRGAHAACCIDKSTMVIHGGIGLYGLRMGDTWILELSENFCSGTWRELVTHPSPPARSGHTLTCIEGTGIVLFGGRGSGYDVLHDVWLLQVSEVELKWIQILYNLQDIPAGVSLPRVGHSATLILGGRLLIYGGEDSQRHRKDDFWVLDVSKIPSNKAQSPLNSRGLQANNMWKMLKAKGYKPYRRSFHRACADHSGCRLYVFGGMVDGLLQPAEAYGLRFDGELFLVKLELETDIVRC is encoded by the exons ATGACTACTTTCTTCATGGCTGAGACAAGCACTAGTACTACAAGCAGCAACATTGGATCGTCGTCGCCAATTGTTAAGCTAGCTCAAGACCATCTCTTCACAATCTTGCTTCTGCTTCCTATAGATTCACTCATCTCCTTTGCCAGGACTTGCAAAAGGTTCAGGTCCTTAACAAGTTCTGATACACTGTGGGAGTCCATATGCAGGAGGGAGTGGGGGTCCACATCAGTGGATGCCCTCAAGTCTTCTATCAATACCAAAAACAATCAGCAGTTGCCATGGATGAGGCTATACAAGCAGGTGTCTCAGCTTGACTCAGTTTCTTGCCATAAACTGTCCGACCCAGATAGTGAATTGATGCTCCCAACTCCCAGGGCTTCTCACTGTCTTAACTTTGTATCTGATTGCCTGGTCTTGTTTGGTGGTGGCTGTGAAGGAG GGCGAGATCTCGATGATACATGGGTGGCATACATAGGTAATGATTTTCAAAGGATGCTGAAGTGGCAGAAAGTTAATTCAGGAATTCCAAACGGGAGATTTGGGCATGCATGCATCGTCATTGGCGATTATCTGGTGCTCTTTGGAGGAATTAATGATCGTGGGATTCGTCAAAATGATACATGGGTGGGGAAAGTAGTGCTCAGTGAGAACCTTGGTATAACATTGTCATGGAGGCTGCTTGATGTGAGATCCATAGCACCACCTCCCCGTGGGGCTCATGCTGCTTGCTGCATTGATAAAAGTACAATGGTCATCCATGGAGGGATTGGATTGTACGGCCTTAGAATGGGAGACACTTGGATTCTAGAACTTTCAGAAAATTTCTGTTCTGGAACATGGAGGGAGCTGGTGACTCATCCATCACCTCCAGCTCGTTCAGGACACACATTAACATGCATCGAAGGAACAGGAATTGTTCTATTTGGAGGAAGAGGTTCAGGTTATGATGTGCTGCATGATGTCTGGCTCTTGCAGGTGTCTGAGGTTGAACTCAAGTGGATACAGATTCTCTATAATTTGCAAGACATACCTGCAGGAGTCTCCCTCCCACGAGTCGGCCACTCAGCCACACTGATTTTGGGAGGTCGGCTGCTAATCTATGGAGGTGAAGATTCACAGCGGCACAGGAAGGACGATTTTTGGGTATTGGATGTTAGTAAGATCCCATCAAATAAAGCGCAGTCTCCATTAAACTCAAGGGGATTGCAGGCAAATAATATGTGGAAAATGCTCAAGGCAAAGGGTTATAAACCCTACCGCAGATCATTCCACCGAGCCTGTGCGGATCATTCAGGGTGTCGCTTGTACGTTTTTGGTGGAATGGTGGATGGCTTACTTCAGCCTGCCGAAGCATATGGGTTGAGGTTTGATGGGGAGCTCTTTCTGGTCAAATTGGAGCTGGAAACAGATATAGTAAGGTGCTAA
- the LOC7469469 gene encoding uncharacterized protein LOC7469469 — MESLSRTVFMTNSETHPILNNIPSSSFKLHNTKPTGSLKFAETPHFSSLRLQALARDVSGDADDQGPFTNNGFGFFSDDILSFPQDNIEQSESSEKDAENILKVETPLIVPHGSGIGGGTRAGLFRTPISGGVQSATSVHGLPRPALAVRNLMEQARFAHLCTVMSRMHHRREGYPFGSLVDFAPDPMGHPIFSFSPLAIHTRNLLVDPRCTLVVQIPGWSGLSNARVTIFGDVFPLPEHQQEWAHKQYIAKHQQGPTQQWGNFYYFRLQNISDIYFIGGFGTVAWVDVKEYEALQPDKIAVDGGEQNLKELNAIFSKLLKELLSSDTEVDDAAFISIDSKGTDIRVRQGAQFNIQRLSFEDGHAVETLEEAKAALWKIIDKGQVHSLQK; from the exons ATGGAATCTCTTTCAAGAACGGTGTTTATGACTAACTCAGAGACACACCCAATTCTCAATAACATCCCTTCTTCTTCATTCAAATTACACAACACTAAGCCAACCGGGTCTCTCAAATTTGCCGAAACTCCCCACTTCTCTTCCCTTCGTCTTCAAGCTTTAGCACGTGATGTTTCAGGTGATGCTGACGATCAGGGGCCGTTTACTAATAATGGGTTTGGCTTTTTTTCCGATGACATTCTCTCCTTTCCTCAG GATAACATAGAGCAAAGTGAAAGTAGTGAAAAGGATGCAGAGAACATATTGAAGGTGGAAACACCTCTGATTGTACCACATGGAAGCGGAATCGGTGGGGGAACCAGAGCTGGGCTTTTTAGAACACCAATTTCTGGTGGAGTGCAGAGTGCTACATCAGTTCATGGCTTACCTCGACCAGCCTTGGCAGTCCGCAATTTGATGGAGCAG gCTAGATTTGCTCATCTGTGCACTGTAATGTCTCGAATGCACCATCGACGAGAAGGATATCCATTTGGTTCCTTGGTGGATTTTGCACCAGATCCAATGGGGC AtcctattttttcattttcaccaTTGGCCATCCACACAAGGAATTTGCTAGTTGACCCCAGATGCACACTTGTTGTGCAG ATTCCTGGGTGGAGTGGCTTATCAAATGCAAGGGTAACAATCTTTGGAGATGTTTTTCCTCTCCCAGAACACCAACAG GAATGGGCTCATAAGCAGTACATTGCAAAACATCAACAAGGGCCTACCCAGCAATGGGGGAATTTCTACTATTTCAGGTTGCAAAACATAAG tgacatatattttattggagGCTTTGGCACTGTTGCTTGGGTTGATGTCAAGGAATATGAGGCCCTCCAGCCTGATAAGATTGCAGTTGATGGAGGGGAGCAAAATCTCAAG GAACTAAATGCAATTTTCTCAAAACTGCTTAAAGAGCTCTTATCCTCTGACACGGAGGTAGATGATGCCGCCTTCATATCAATAGACAGTAAAGGAACTGATATTCGGGTCCGTCAAGGGGCTCAG TTCAACATACAGAGGCTATCATTTGAGGATGGGCATGCTGTTGAAACTCTAGAGGAAGCCAAGGCTGCTCTTTGGAAAATAATAGATAAAGGCCAAGTGCACAGTTTGCAGAAATAA
- the LOC7469468 gene encoding uncharacterized membrane protein At1g16860 isoform X1, translated as MGSRYPSHRLGNGLVVSGRPEQPKEKAPTMSSAAMPYTGGDIKKSGELGKMFIPSEGSKSRKSGPLTGPPSRTGSFAGAASHSGSMMSNAAPRAGYTTSGPVPSGGLPGSASLKKSSSGPLNKHGEPIKKSSGPQSGGVTRQNSGSIPSALPATGLITSGPISSGPLNSSGAPRKVSGPLESTGSMKLNSSSISNNPAVTTLSHDDDYSVRKNFPKTVVWSVILIFVMGLLAGGFILGAVHNAILLVVVAVLFVIVAALVVWNMCRGSRSIIEFIGRYPDTDLRTAKNGQYVKVSGVVTCGNVPLESSFQRIPRCVYTSTRLYEYRAWGSKPANPNHRHFTWGLRSSETHGVDFYISDFQSGLRALIKTGSGTRVTPFVDDSFVVDINPGNKDLSPEFVRWLGKRNLSSDERLMRLKEGYIKEGSTVSVMGIVQRNENVLMIVPPPEPLATGWQWPRCIFPASLDGIVLRHEDTSDVDVIPV; from the exons ATGGGTTCCAGATACCCGTCTCACCGACTTGGCAATGGCCTTGTTGTATCTGGTCGACCTGAGCAGCCAAAAGAAAAGGCTCCAACAATGAGCTCAGCTGCCATGCCTTACACAGGTGGGGATATTAAGAAATCAGGAGAGCTGGGGAAAATGTTTATCCCTTCGGAAGGCTCTAAGTCTAGGAAATCTGGGCCACTAACTGGGCCTCCTTCAAGGACTGGATCTTTTGCAGGGGCTGCTTCACATTCAGGTTCGATGATGTCAAATGCTGCTCCTCGTGCTGGCTATACTACATCGGGTCCTGTACCCTCCGGAGGCTTGCCTGGTTCAGCTTCACTAAAGAAATCGAGTTCTGGACCACTAAATAAACATGGGGAACCCATAAAGAAGTCCTCTGGCCCTCAATCTGGTGGAGTAACGCGACAAAATTCTGGATCTATTCCATCAGCCCTGCCAGCAACCGGTCTCATAACATCTGGACCTATTTCTTCAGGACCATTAAATTCTTCTGGTGCTCCTCGGAAAGTATCTGGTCCCTTGGAATCCACAGgttcaatgaaattaaacagCTCCTCCATTAGTAACAACCCAGCCGTGACTACTTTAAGTCATGATGATGACTATTCTGTGAGGAAGAACTTCCCAAAAACAGTAGTATGGTCGGTGATACTGATTTTTGTGATGGGATTGCTTGCTGGTGGTTTTATTCTTGGAGCTGTTCACAATGCCATCCTCCTCGTTGTTGTTGCAGTTCTTTTTGTCATAGTTGCTGCATTAGTTGTTTGGAACATGTGTCGGGGAAGTAGATCTATCATAGAGTTCATTGGCCGTTATCCTGATACTGATCTCAGAACTGCAAAAAATGGACAATATGTGAAAGTTTCTGGG GTGGTTACCTGTGGCAATGTCCCTTTGGAGTCTTCATTCCAAAGAATTCCTAGATGTGTCTATACCTCTACAAGATTATATGAGTATCGCGCATGGGGTTCAAAACCAGCCAACCCTAATCACCGCCATTTTACATGGGGACTGAGATCATCAGAG ACGCATGGTGTTGATTTCTACATCTCTGATTTCCAATCTGGTTTAAGAGCATTGATCAAAACTGGCAGTGGCACAAGGGTAACCCCTTTTGTTGATGATTCCTTTGTTGTTGATATCAACCCTGGAAATAAAGACCTGTCTCCAGAGTTTGTCAGGTGGCTGGGAAAGAGAAATCTTTCGAGTGATGAGCGTCTAATGAGATTGAAAGAAGG GTACATCAAAGAAGGCAGCACTGTTAGCGTGATGGGAATTGTTCAGAGAAATGAAAATGTGCTTATGATAGTCCCGCCTCCGGAGCCATTGGCAACTGGATGGCAATGGCCCAGATGCATCTTTCCAGCTAGCCTTGACGGTATTGTTTTGAGACATGAAGATACATCAGATGTTGATGTGATACCTGTATAG
- the LOC7469468 gene encoding uncharacterized membrane protein At1g16860 isoform X2, with translation MGSRYPSHRLGNGLVVSGRPEQPKEKAPTMSSAAMPYTGGDIKKSGELGKMFIPSEGSKSRKSGPLTGPPSRTGSFAGAASHSGSMMSNAAPRAGYTTSGPVPSGGLPGSASLKKSSSGPLNKHGEPIKKSSGPQSGGVTRQNSGSIPSALPATGLITSGPISSGPLNSSGAPRKVSGPLESTGSMKLNSSSISNNPAVTTLSHDDDYSVRKNFPKTVVWSVILIFVMGLLAGGFILGAVHNAILLVVVAVLFVIVAALVVWNMCRGSRSIIEFIGRYPDTDLRTAKNGQYVKVSGTHGVDFYISDFQSGLRALIKTGSGTRVTPFVDDSFVVDINPGNKDLSPEFVRWLGKRNLSSDERLMRLKEGYIKEGSTVSVMGIVQRNENVLMIVPPPEPLATGWQWPRCIFPASLDGIVLRHEDTSDVDVIPV, from the exons ATGGGTTCCAGATACCCGTCTCACCGACTTGGCAATGGCCTTGTTGTATCTGGTCGACCTGAGCAGCCAAAAGAAAAGGCTCCAACAATGAGCTCAGCTGCCATGCCTTACACAGGTGGGGATATTAAGAAATCAGGAGAGCTGGGGAAAATGTTTATCCCTTCGGAAGGCTCTAAGTCTAGGAAATCTGGGCCACTAACTGGGCCTCCTTCAAGGACTGGATCTTTTGCAGGGGCTGCTTCACATTCAGGTTCGATGATGTCAAATGCTGCTCCTCGTGCTGGCTATACTACATCGGGTCCTGTACCCTCCGGAGGCTTGCCTGGTTCAGCTTCACTAAAGAAATCGAGTTCTGGACCACTAAATAAACATGGGGAACCCATAAAGAAGTCCTCTGGCCCTCAATCTGGTGGAGTAACGCGACAAAATTCTGGATCTATTCCATCAGCCCTGCCAGCAACCGGTCTCATAACATCTGGACCTATTTCTTCAGGACCATTAAATTCTTCTGGTGCTCCTCGGAAAGTATCTGGTCCCTTGGAATCCACAGgttcaatgaaattaaacagCTCCTCCATTAGTAACAACCCAGCCGTGACTACTTTAAGTCATGATGATGACTATTCTGTGAGGAAGAACTTCCCAAAAACAGTAGTATGGTCGGTGATACTGATTTTTGTGATGGGATTGCTTGCTGGTGGTTTTATTCTTGGAGCTGTTCACAATGCCATCCTCCTCGTTGTTGTTGCAGTTCTTTTTGTCATAGTTGCTGCATTAGTTGTTTGGAACATGTGTCGGGGAAGTAGATCTATCATAGAGTTCATTGGCCGTTATCCTGATACTGATCTCAGAACTGCAAAAAATGGACAATATGTGAAAGTTTCTGGG ACGCATGGTGTTGATTTCTACATCTCTGATTTCCAATCTGGTTTAAGAGCATTGATCAAAACTGGCAGTGGCACAAGGGTAACCCCTTTTGTTGATGATTCCTTTGTTGTTGATATCAACCCTGGAAATAAAGACCTGTCTCCAGAGTTTGTCAGGTGGCTGGGAAAGAGAAATCTTTCGAGTGATGAGCGTCTAATGAGATTGAAAGAAGG GTACATCAAAGAAGGCAGCACTGTTAGCGTGATGGGAATTGTTCAGAGAAATGAAAATGTGCTTATGATAGTCCCGCCTCCGGAGCCATTGGCAACTGGATGGCAATGGCCCAGATGCATCTTTCCAGCTAGCCTTGACGGTATTGTTTTGAGACATGAAGATACATCAGATGTTGATGTGATACCTGTATAG
- the LOC7469468 gene encoding uncharacterized membrane protein At1g16860 isoform X3 — protein sequence MGSRYPSHRLGNGLVVSGRPEQPKEKAPTMSSAAMPYTGGDIKKSGELGKMFIPSEGSKSRKSGPLTGPPSRTGSFAGAASHSGSMMSNAAPRAGYTTSGPVPSGGLPGSASLKKSSSGPLNKHGEPIKKSSGPQSGGVTRQNSGSIPSALPATGLITSGPISSGPLNSSGAPRKVSGPLESTGSMKLNSSSISNNPAVTTLSHDDDYSVRKNFPKTVVWSVILIFVMGLLAGGFILGAVHNAILLVVVAVLFVIVAALVVWNMCRGSRSIIEFIGRYPDTDLRTAKNGQYVKVSGVVTCGNVPLESSFQRIPRCVYTSTRLYEYRAWGSKPANPNHRHFTWGLRSSETHGVDFYISDFQSGLRALIKTGSGTRVTPFVDDSFVVDINPGNKDLSPEFVRWLGKRNLSSDERLMRLKEG from the exons ATGGGTTCCAGATACCCGTCTCACCGACTTGGCAATGGCCTTGTTGTATCTGGTCGACCTGAGCAGCCAAAAGAAAAGGCTCCAACAATGAGCTCAGCTGCCATGCCTTACACAGGTGGGGATATTAAGAAATCAGGAGAGCTGGGGAAAATGTTTATCCCTTCGGAAGGCTCTAAGTCTAGGAAATCTGGGCCACTAACTGGGCCTCCTTCAAGGACTGGATCTTTTGCAGGGGCTGCTTCACATTCAGGTTCGATGATGTCAAATGCTGCTCCTCGTGCTGGCTATACTACATCGGGTCCTGTACCCTCCGGAGGCTTGCCTGGTTCAGCTTCACTAAAGAAATCGAGTTCTGGACCACTAAATAAACATGGGGAACCCATAAAGAAGTCCTCTGGCCCTCAATCTGGTGGAGTAACGCGACAAAATTCTGGATCTATTCCATCAGCCCTGCCAGCAACCGGTCTCATAACATCTGGACCTATTTCTTCAGGACCATTAAATTCTTCTGGTGCTCCTCGGAAAGTATCTGGTCCCTTGGAATCCACAGgttcaatgaaattaaacagCTCCTCCATTAGTAACAACCCAGCCGTGACTACTTTAAGTCATGATGATGACTATTCTGTGAGGAAGAACTTCCCAAAAACAGTAGTATGGTCGGTGATACTGATTTTTGTGATGGGATTGCTTGCTGGTGGTTTTATTCTTGGAGCTGTTCACAATGCCATCCTCCTCGTTGTTGTTGCAGTTCTTTTTGTCATAGTTGCTGCATTAGTTGTTTGGAACATGTGTCGGGGAAGTAGATCTATCATAGAGTTCATTGGCCGTTATCCTGATACTGATCTCAGAACTGCAAAAAATGGACAATATGTGAAAGTTTCTGGG GTGGTTACCTGTGGCAATGTCCCTTTGGAGTCTTCATTCCAAAGAATTCCTAGATGTGTCTATACCTCTACAAGATTATATGAGTATCGCGCATGGGGTTCAAAACCAGCCAACCCTAATCACCGCCATTTTACATGGGGACTGAGATCATCAGAG ACGCATGGTGTTGATTTCTACATCTCTGATTTCCAATCTGGTTTAAGAGCATTGATCAAAACTGGCAGTGGCACAAGGGTAACCCCTTTTGTTGATGATTCCTTTGTTGTTGATATCAACCCTGGAAATAAAGACCTGTCTCCAGAGTTTGTCAGGTGGCTGGGAAAGAGAAATCTTTCGAGTGATGAGCGTCTAATGAGATTGAAAGAAGGGTAA